The window TGAACTGAGCCCGCAATCCTCCAGTCGTGTGGTGGGTGAAATCATGGGTCAGCATCCGGGCATGGTGCCAGACAGCTTCCTGTTCTGGCGTTTGGAGCTGCTTCGTCAAGCAGGCCGGGTTGTGTTCACACCACGTCAAGGCCCAGCCCCCCAGGCCCCGACAGTGACGCTCGCATAGCATGATGACCACCGCAACTAACCAGGTGACGGCATCATGTTCTGAGAACCTGTTCAAGGTCTGTCATGAACGGCTGCCAGCGGGGTGATGCGCCACACAAAAACCGGAATACAGGTGTGTGACACATGAAGATGTTGAGCAGCACATCAGCCCTGATCGCGTTTGCGCAATCAGACATTGAACAGGCACTGAAAGCGGCCAGACCACATTGCGTGATTCATGCAGCCACTTCACCGCTTCAGCAGAAAGGCCTCGCATTGCGAGGCTTTGCTGCTTGGCGCTACCGATTTGGATACTGAACCATGTGCCGTTACCTGTCGATGGCAACGAACCGGCCCAGCCACAAGATGATGCTTATCGAATGATGAAGTTACCTGGCGAAACGGCAAAGAATACATGGTTCGCGCAGCTGACCTTGATCCTGGCTCGAGAGGTTCCATCAGGAACGGATGGCAACATGACGCTCGCGCTCCCGATGTTAGGTGCTGCAGCAAGCAGCGGATCAGGCAAATAGGTATAGCCGCCATTCAACGACAGATCGATACGCACCTGTTTGCATGAGATCGGTGCCTCATCGGTCTTTGCCACATCCCATCCAACCGTTTGCACCGAACCACCCGTCAGTACATCAAACTTTTTCGGCAATGTGACGGCAAACGCGCTGCCCGTGTTACGCACGGCCAGTACCGTATCAGCGGTGGCAGTCGTGGCCTGTGTATCAAAGTTGTCACGCACGGTCAGGCGGAAGGTCAGCTTGCGATCCATTGCCGGGTAGGCTTCGCCATTCCCGAGTGGTTCGTCACCCAGTACCGCAGCCAGACGAGGGAAGACCCGCTCACCACTGGTATTGGGCAGATAGGACCGGAACAGGGGGCCTTTGCCATCGTCTTTGAGTACTTCCCCTTGTACTGGTCCTGCGTCCAGTTGCTCCCAAGCGTAGGTCAAGGTAGCGTCAGGGTTACCCGTTGCCTTGCCTTGCAATACAAAAGGTGTGCCCGCTGGAATCGTCAATGTCTTGAATCCACCCCCTGGCATGGTCTGCGGATCGATCCACGGCGCATCGTTGGCATTGATGCTTTTCACTGCACATGCCCCACCTTTTGATGCGATCCAGGCTTGAATCTGATCCTGATTCACCGCATGGAAATAAGGATCGGAATTGCTTTGCAGATTTTCCTTCACCCCACATATACCCGCATACCCCATGATGGTAGAACCACTACCTGGCTCCAGCGCGGAACGCTCCAGCGTGGACCGACGGCCATTGCAACGGTTGAAGCTGTGCCATGCGCCAAACTGGTGTCCTAATTCATGTGCTACATAATCGACATAGAACGCGTCGCCCACTGGATTGTTTCTTCCCGTAGTACCGGCAGCCTTGTTGTCGAGGCCAGGATTATCCATGCAGGTACTGCCGATACGGCCAACGACACCACCGCTGCCCAGATCGACCACATGGCCGATATCAAAATTGGGGGCACCAATGACCTTGTTCACGTTTTCAACGTTTTGCAGCAGAATGTCGCCCGGCTGCTGGTAAGGGTCGGTGGCGGGATCGGTATAAATGATCTGGTCATTGTTGACGACCAGCGTCAAATGCACGCCAATGTCCTTTTCGAATATCTCGTTGACACGATTGATCATGAAGCTGACTGCAGCCAATCCGCCAGGCACCGTGCCGCCAAACTTGCTGGTATAGGCGCTGGTTGCTGCAACGGCAATACGGTAGTTGCGACGGATGTTGCCACTGGCGGCCATCGCCTGTCTGTCACGGGTCTTTGCAACGAACTCCGGTTGGTTGGCGAGGCGCTCCAACCCCTTCTCATGAAATGGCTGTACCGATGCGGGCAACGCACTGCGACGGAAGCTCCAGTATTGAGCCCCGTTGAGTGGCGCGATGAGCGCTTTGCCACTCAGCGTTTCCACTGGTTGCACCAACCAAGCGCCATCCTTCTCATACACGATGGCTTTCATCCCTTGCGGTGAAACATCCAGACGCAAATGGCGGCCTTTGCCATCCGTTCCTTTCAGGCTGCGAATTTCCGGGTAACGCTGTGCCAACGAGGGTGGCAATACACCGGAATCGGTTAGGATGAATTCGGTGAAGCCCCCTTCCGGCAACGGCAATGATAATCGAACGTTCGGGCCTGCCACCTTGTCAAGCGTATCACCGGCGCTGATGGGAATGGCGGCGATTTCCGCCTTCAGGCCGGCGAAATCAAGCGACACGGCCCGAAAACGGGCTGGCTGCGGGCCGACATTTTTATTGAGCGAACGGGCACCGTGCTGTGCGGGAAGATCCTCCCATAACAGTCGAGTGTCAGCAGCAAAAGCTGTCGCCGACACCGCACTGCCTGCCAGCACGATCAATGCATGTTGGATAAGACGGCGAGTTGATACTTTCGTCACTTCATTTCCTTCCAAGCAAATTAGAAAAAATGATTCAGAATTTACAAACACCAGCCCATGCAATTTACAAAACCAACAATTCACAACCAAAAAAACGATTACACCTTTAAAATTTCCGAATGCATCATAGATACATGTAATCACGATTGCAACAGCACAAAACAATACCAAGCCCAAATATCCACGACCACAAAAACCAATCTATGCACGATCAATATTACGATATACGGCAGTCATCAATGCCAAATCCATCATACCCTCAGCCCCATCAAGAAAAATCAGCTCAACCATTCAGATCGGGTCTGACAAGCCACCTGCCATCCACAACCGGCATGACCTGGTGAATATACAGCGATGATAAATGACTTACCTCCATTCAAAACCATGAAAATAAAAAATTCCACCCAACCCAAGCGTCAAAGCATCCATCAACACCAATCATGAATCATCAAATACGGTCGATCACAAATAGTCATGTCGCACACACATTTTCCACAACAAGAATAAATCGACAGCAGACAAAACGGAGCAGAACATCAATTCAGGCAGAAATGACCGGCAATTCAACATCGAAAACCATGTTTAAACAGAAAAGCGGATACCAGAATAGGCTATTGAGTGGACGAGTGGTGACAAACAACTCATCATTCAGCAGTGAAGTGGGCGCGTAGTCTCAGTGCCTGGCGCTTGAGTGCTCGCAAGACCTGTGCAAGGGCAGCTACAGCACGTGCCACACAACGCGAGCTGGTCTGCCAATGACAGATGGACACCTGCTTGCAGCGCCGACCAAGCCTGGTCGCGTTACTGAATACGGCTTCATCACTGCAGGGTAGCTGGGGTGTAAAACGCAACAGCCCCTGATTGATTTGGGGTGCCCACATCAACCTGGCCCCAGGCAATGCGGCAATGTCCATCGCCCGCTCCTGGGCAGCATCGCAACACCAGTCGATCAATGCAGTCGCACTATGCCGTCCATGCATGAAATACTGGCGCCCTGTCTGCTTTTCAACATGACACCACCGCTTGGCCGATAACGGTCACGGTGTCAGATCTGTAATGCTTGCAAGGCATGATCGAAAGGAATGACATGTGTCGGATCAATTGGCCAGAGTGACGAGGTATGCCGGATGGCCATTTTCCAGTCGTATGGGTAGTGATCTGCGTGGTCTGGCGTTTGCACCAGGCCACGATGGATGAGCAGTTCCTGAGCAGTCTCGACCGTAACGTCATCCAGTTCGATGGCGGTCGGCTCTGCAGTCGCCAGATCGAAGCTGCCATCGACGTTGAGCAAGGCAAACCGGTCCGTCAGATAGTTTCGATAGAAACGGGAGCGCCATCTTGAATTGGAACCCCACCCATG of the Chitinivorax sp. B genome contains:
- a CDS encoding reprolysin-like metallopeptidase; the protein is MTKVSTRRLIQHALIVLAGSAVSATAFAADTRLLWEDLPAQHGARSLNKNVGPQPARFRAVSLDFAGLKAEIAAIPISAGDTLDKVAGPNVRLSLPLPEGGFTEFILTDSGVLPPSLAQRYPEIRSLKGTDGKGRHLRLDVSPQGMKAIVYEKDGAWLVQPVETLSGKALIAPLNGAQYWSFRRSALPASVQPFHEKGLERLANQPEFVAKTRDRQAMAASGNIRRNYRIAVAATSAYTSKFGGTVPGGLAAVSFMINRVNEIFEKDIGVHLTLVVNNDQIIYTDPATDPYQQPGDILLQNVENVNKVIGAPNFDIGHVVDLGSGGVVGRIGSTCMDNPGLDNKAAGTTGRNNPVGDAFYVDYVAHELGHQFGAWHSFNRCNGRRSTLERSALEPGSGSTIMGYAGICGVKENLQSNSDPYFHAVNQDQIQAWIASKGGACAVKSINANDAPWIDPQTMPGGGFKTLTIPAGTPFVLQGKATGNPDATLTYAWEQLDAGPVQGEVLKDDGKGPLFRSYLPNTSGERVFPRLAAVLGDEPLGNGEAYPAMDRKLTFRLTVRDNFDTQATTATADTVLAVRNTGSAFAVTLPKKFDVLTGGSVQTVGWDVAKTDEAPISCKQVRIDLSLNGGYTYLPDPLLAAAPNIGSASVMLPSVPDGTSRARIKVSCANHVFFAVSPGNFIIR